A section of the Acidaminococcales bacterium genome encodes:
- the ruvX gene encoding Holliday junction resolvase RuvX, which produces MRFLGIDLGDKLIGVAVSDPLGITAQGVGVIKRAGLEYDLEKLSGYVKEYAADGFVVGYPKNMNGTIGERALLSEQFAAILKEHFAGKEVVLWDERLTTVAAQKVLIEADVRRKKRKTLVDKLAAALILQGYLDNCGIKNSGYFTDSR; this is translated from the coding sequence ATGCGATTTTTAGGGATTGATTTAGGGGACAAGCTTATCGGCGTGGCGGTAAGCGATCCATTGGGCATTACCGCGCAGGGCGTTGGCGTTATCAAACGCGCCGGGCTGGAATATGACTTGGAAAAACTGTCCGGGTATGTGAAAGAGTATGCGGCAGACGGTTTTGTCGTGGGCTACCCCAAAAACATGAACGGAACAATCGGTGAACGGGCGCTTTTATCGGAACAATTCGCCGCGATTTTGAAAGAGCATTTTGCCGGCAAAGAAGTAGTCCTTTGGGACGAGCGCCTGACTACGGTGGCGGCGCAAAAGGTGCTGATAGAAGCGGACGTAAGGCGCAAAAAACGTAAAACCCTTGTCGATAAATTAGCCGCGGCCTTAATTTTGCAGGGTTATTTGGATAACTGCGGCATAAAAAACAGCGGATATTTTACCGATAGCCGCTGA
- a CDS encoding IreB family regulatory phosphoprotein has product MADVSKDTVLYRSDTAKKVVADEIAYVCMALAEKGYNPIDQLVGYLLSGDPTYITSHKDARARVRAFERYELLEELMESYLNKKNV; this is encoded by the coding sequence ATGGCCGATGTATCAAAAGATACAGTATTATACAGGAGCGATACGGCGAAAAAAGTAGTGGCGGATGAAATAGCTTATGTTTGCATGGCGTTGGCGGAGAAAGGCTATAATCCAATCGATCAGCTTGTGGGCTACCTTTTGTCCGGAGACCCGACATATATAACCAGCCATAAAGACGCGCGTGCGCGCGTCAGGGCTTTTGAACGGTATGAACTGCTGGAGGAATTAATGGAAAGTTATTTGAATAAAAAAAATGTTTGA